From Companilactobacillus heilongjiangensis, one genomic window encodes:
- the priA gene encoding primosomal protein N', translated as MAVAEIIVDVPTMQTNRPFEYMIPDTLSDVVVPGMRVEVPFGRGKRKIQGFVMKVKDQSDFQGKLKPISRVIDLKPVLSTEMLDLSSWLADRTYSFQISCLQTMLPSVMRAKYKQFVIPVVADDPEVMNLLQGKPTFEITNQIDDETVKLINRLRKDEKVDIQYVVENQAVQVKRQAVTTDLNVIQLHEAKSQLRANAKSQIKLLEFLADNLNDLPVEFNVLEKDYGISRAAIKTAEKNKLVKVVEVTKLRKPVGITPEKTTKLALTDEQQVAVDQITESIENQTPQTFLIEGVTGSGKTEVYLQTIEKALQQDKTALMLVPEISLTPQMVNRVVGRFGDQVAVLHSGLSNGERYDEWTRIENHDVKVVVGARSAVFAPLNHIGLIIIDEEHEASYKQDDNPRYHARDVALWRAQVNKCPVVLGSATPSLESRARAEKGVYKLIRMKKRINNQVLPHVHIVDMRDAENSAVKGDFSPALKAGLEKTLADHNQAIVLLNRRGYSSFMMCRECGFVLKCPNCDVSLTYHKDLGKMKCHYCGHEEPVPKICPNCHSTKIGFYGTGTQNIEQQLNDLFPEARVLRMDVDTTRRKGAHAKILKQFGQHKADILLGTQMIAKGLDFPDVTLVGVINADTTLSLADFRASERTFQLLTQVSGRAGRAEKTGHVIIQTFNPDHYAIKDAAKQDYETFFKQEMYLRHQSNYTPYYFTTLISVANQDEGKTLKQSYWLKKQLQTALSKDAILLGPSPTMISRKQNKYYYQIIVKYKHEPQLHQRLLEILNETQADAKNGFTIAIDNEPQHID; from the coding sequence TTTCAAGGTAAATTAAAACCGATTTCTCGTGTGATTGATTTGAAGCCTGTTTTATCGACCGAAATGTTGGATTTATCATCATGGTTGGCTGATCGAACTTATTCGTTTCAAATTTCTTGTCTACAAACGATGTTGCCAAGTGTCATGCGCGCTAAATATAAACAATTCGTGATTCCGGTCGTTGCCGATGACCCCGAAGTAATGAACTTGCTTCAAGGAAAACCAACGTTTGAAATTACAAATCAGATCGATGATGAAACCGTCAAGTTGATCAATCGCTTGCGCAAAGATGAAAAGGTTGATATTCAATATGTCGTTGAAAACCAAGCTGTTCAAGTTAAACGACAGGCTGTGACGACTGACTTAAATGTGATTCAGCTGCATGAGGCCAAGAGTCAATTACGTGCTAATGCGAAGTCACAGATTAAATTGTTGGAGTTTTTAGCTGATAATCTGAATGATTTACCAGTTGAATTCAATGTTTTAGAAAAAGATTATGGAATTTCTCGTGCTGCAATTAAGACGGCTGAGAAAAATAAACTCGTTAAGGTAGTCGAAGTTACTAAATTACGTAAACCAGTAGGAATTACTCCCGAGAAGACAACTAAGTTAGCTTTGACAGATGAACAACAAGTGGCGGTCGACCAGATAACTGAATCGATTGAAAACCAGACGCCACAGACTTTCTTGATTGAAGGTGTTACTGGTAGTGGTAAGACTGAAGTCTACCTACAGACAATTGAGAAAGCTTTACAACAGGACAAGACTGCCTTGATGTTGGTGCCTGAAATATCTTTGACGCCACAGATGGTTAACCGAGTTGTTGGTCGTTTTGGTGATCAAGTGGCTGTTTTACACAGTGGTTTGTCGAATGGCGAACGTTATGACGAATGGACTCGAATTGAGAATCATGATGTCAAAGTGGTTGTCGGAGCCAGAAGTGCTGTGTTTGCGCCTCTAAATCACATTGGCTTGATTATTATTGATGAGGAACATGAGGCCAGTTACAAGCAAGATGATAATCCGAGATACCATGCGCGTGATGTCGCTTTGTGGCGGGCCCAGGTTAATAAATGTCCGGTGGTACTCGGTAGTGCTACGCCTTCATTAGAATCACGTGCACGAGCTGAGAAGGGCGTTTACAAGCTAATCAGAATGAAGAAACGTATCAACAATCAAGTTTTGCCACATGTTCATATTGTTGATATGCGTGATGCCGAAAATTCAGCTGTTAAAGGTGACTTTTCGCCGGCATTGAAAGCTGGTTTGGAAAAAACTTTAGCAGATCATAATCAGGCGATAGTTTTATTGAATCGTCGTGGCTATTCTTCATTTATGATGTGTCGTGAGTGTGGATTCGTACTCAAATGTCCAAACTGTGATGTTTCGCTGACTTATCATAAAGACCTTGGTAAAATGAAGTGTCACTATTGTGGACATGAAGAACCAGTTCCCAAGATTTGTCCGAACTGTCACAGTACTAAGATTGGTTTTTACGGTACTGGAACGCAAAATATCGAACAGCAATTAAATGATTTATTCCCAGAAGCACGTGTTTTACGAATGGATGTCGATACAACGAGAAGAAAAGGTGCCCATGCAAAAATTTTGAAACAGTTTGGTCAGCATAAGGCTGATATTTTGTTGGGTACGCAGATGATTGCTAAAGGATTGGATTTTCCAGATGTTACACTAGTCGGGGTTATTAATGCGGATACAACGTTAAGTTTGGCTGATTTTCGAGCTAGTGAACGGACTTTCCAACTATTGACACAAGTCAGTGGTCGAGCCGGTCGGGCTGAAAAAACTGGTCACGTAATTATTCAGACATTTAATCCAGATCATTATGCGATTAAAGATGCCGCTAAGCAGGATTATGAAACTTTCTTCAAACAAGAAATGTATCTCAGACATCAATCAAATTACACGCCATACTACTTTACAACGCTGATCAGTGTCGCAAACCAAGATGAAGGTAAGACGCTCAAGCAAAGTTATTGGCTGAAAAAACAGCTACAAACGGCTTTATCGAAGGATGCTATCCTATTAGGGCCAAGTCCAACGATGATTTCGCGTAAACAAAACAAATATTATTATCAAATTATTGTAAAATATAAGCATGAGCCACAATTGCACCAAAGATTATTAGAAATTTTAAATGAGACGCAAGCTGATGCTAAAAATGGCTTTACGATTGCGATTGATAATGAACCACAACATATTGATTAA